In Euphorbia lathyris chromosome 10, ddEupLath1.1, whole genome shotgun sequence, a single genomic region encodes these proteins:
- the LOC136209438 gene encoding uncharacterized protein — protein MENMSEYRDGEDYIPIHSQVMKIKQEFEKIRHPSLKQAEMTRVFCKITRERERSPSPLGFAHRETPISVGN, from the coding sequence ATGGAGAACATGAGCGAATACagagatggagaagattatATTCCGATTCACAGCCAAGTGATGAAGATCAAGCAAGAATTCGAGAAGATCAGGCATCCTTCCTTGAAGCAGGCTGAGATGACTCGTGTTTTTTGCAAGATTACCCGGGAACGAGAACGTTCTCCTTCACCTCTGGGTTTCGCCCACAGAGAAACGCCCATTTCCGTCGGCAATTAA
- the LOC136209384 gene encoding uncharacterized protein isoform X2, giving the protein MWEHLAEELWAMKLGLKLLQERANVGSFWWPYISNLPETYSVPIFFPGEDIKNLQYAPLLYQVNKRCRFLLDFEQEVKQTLENLKSDDHPYGGQDVDASSLGWAMSAVSTRAFRLYGEKLPDGNHITVPMMLPLIDMCNHSFSPNAQILQEQDPGNSKMRIKVVADTTIRQEDPLLLNYGCLNNDLFLLDYGFVIPSNPYDCIELKYDAALLDFASVAAGLSSANFLSPAPWQKKILQQLSLDGEHPNLKVTIGGKEVIEGRLLAAMRVLYASDVETVEKHDMETLKALSGNVNAPLGVSNEVAALRTIIALCVIVLGHFTTKIMEDEALLKQGVSTSTELAILFRIQKKSVIIRVMRDLSARLNSLHLKDDKLTTQP; this is encoded by the exons ATGTGGGAGCATTTGGCAGAGGAGCTCTGGGCAATGAAATTGGGTCTGAAGCTTCTTCAGGAAAGAGCAAATGTTGGATCCTTTTGGTGGCCATATATCAGCAATCTCCCAGAAACATACAGTGTACCAATCTTTTTTCCTGGAGAGGATATAAAAAACTTGCAGTATGCTCCACTTCTTTAccag GTAAATAAAAGATGTCGGTTTCTTCTTGATTTTGAGCAAGAAGTCAAGCAAACTCTTGAAAATCTGAAATCAGATGATCACCCTTATGGGGGTCAAGATGTTGATGCATCCTCACTTGGATGGGCGATGTCAGCAGTCTCAACTAGGGCATTCCGTTTATATGGAGAAAAGCTTCCTGATGGAAACCATATTACTGTCCCCATGATGCTTCCTCTCATTGATATGTGCAATCATAGCTTCAGCCCAAATGCACAAATATTGCAAGAACAAGATCCAGGGAACTCAAAAATGCGTATTAAG GTTGTGGCAGATACAACAATTAGACAAGAAGATCCTTTACTACTCAACTATGGATGTTTAAACAATGATTTATTCCTGCTGGATTATGGGTTCGTGATACCTTCAAATCCTTATGATTGCATTGAGCTCAAATATGACGCAGCTCTTCTTGATTTTGCAAGTGTGGCTGCTGGATTATCCTCAGCTAACTTCTTGTCACCAGCTCCATGGCAGAAAAAAATTCTACAACAGCTAAGTTTAGATGGAGAACATCCAAATCTGAAG GTTACAATTGGAGGTAAAGAAGTGATCGAGGGGCGACTATTAGCAGCCATGAGAGTTTTGTATGCAAGTGATGTGGAAACAGTGGAAAAGCATGATATGGAGACACTGAAAGCATTATCAGGCAATGTCAATGCTCCTCTTGGAGTTTCAAATGAAGTAGCGGCTCTACGTACTATAATTGCACTATGTGTGATAGTCCTGGGACACTTCACCACCAAAATAATGGAGGATGAAGCTCTGTTGAAACAAGGTGTTTCAACTTCAACTGAATTGGCCATACTGTTCAGGATTCAGAAGAAATCTGTAATTATACGTGTCATGAGAGATCTATCTGCAAGGCTCAACTCACTTCACTTGAAGGATGATAAACTCACTACTCAACCCTAA
- the LOC136209384 gene encoding uncharacterized protein isoform X1, producing MAASKMIMASLTHCRPLTCAATVPKSYPSRLLPHPPDLIKWVRSEGGFVHQAVNISPQGTSGLGLIASQPIPKGSDLIVLPYHIPLKFGPLQFDGADGATSVLVNLAQKVPEELWAMKLGLKLLQERANVGSFWWPYISNLPETYSVPIFFPGEDIKNLQYAPLLYQVNKRCRFLLDFEQEVKQTLENLKSDDHPYGGQDVDASSLGWAMSAVSTRAFRLYGEKLPDGNHITVPMMLPLIDMCNHSFSPNAQILQEQDPGNSKMRIKVVADTTIRQEDPLLLNYGCLNNDLFLLDYGFVIPSNPYDCIELKYDAALLDFASVAAGLSSANFLSPAPWQKKILQQLSLDGEHPNLKVTIGGKEVIEGRLLAAMRVLYASDVETVEKHDMETLKALSGNVNAPLGVSNEVAALRTIIALCVIVLGHFTTKIMEDEALLKQGVSTSTELAILFRIQKKSVIIRVMRDLSARLNSLHLKDDKLTTQP from the exons ATGGCCGCCTCAAAGATGATAATGGCCTCCTTAACGCACTGCCGTCCACTAACATGCGCCGCTACTGTTCCGAAATCTTATCCTTCTCGCCTGCTGCCTCATCCGCCGGATCTCATCAAATGGGTCAGGAGTGAAGGTGGCTTCGTGCACCAGGCGGTGAATATATCACCACAAGGAACCAGCGGCCTTGGTCTAATTGCCTCTCAACCAATTCCAAAGGGTTCCGACCTTATCGTTCTTCCTTATCATATACCCTTGAAATTTGGGCCTCTTCAATTCGACGGTGCAGATGGGGCTACTTCTGTACTGGTTAATTTGGCACAAAAAGTTCCTG AGGAGCTCTGGGCAATGAAATTGGGTCTGAAGCTTCTTCAGGAAAGAGCAAATGTTGGATCCTTTTGGTGGCCATATATCAGCAATCTCCCAGAAACATACAGTGTACCAATCTTTTTTCCTGGAGAGGATATAAAAAACTTGCAGTATGCTCCACTTCTTTAccag GTAAATAAAAGATGTCGGTTTCTTCTTGATTTTGAGCAAGAAGTCAAGCAAACTCTTGAAAATCTGAAATCAGATGATCACCCTTATGGGGGTCAAGATGTTGATGCATCCTCACTTGGATGGGCGATGTCAGCAGTCTCAACTAGGGCATTCCGTTTATATGGAGAAAAGCTTCCTGATGGAAACCATATTACTGTCCCCATGATGCTTCCTCTCATTGATATGTGCAATCATAGCTTCAGCCCAAATGCACAAATATTGCAAGAACAAGATCCAGGGAACTCAAAAATGCGTATTAAG GTTGTGGCAGATACAACAATTAGACAAGAAGATCCTTTACTACTCAACTATGGATGTTTAAACAATGATTTATTCCTGCTGGATTATGGGTTCGTGATACCTTCAAATCCTTATGATTGCATTGAGCTCAAATATGACGCAGCTCTTCTTGATTTTGCAAGTGTGGCTGCTGGATTATCCTCAGCTAACTTCTTGTCACCAGCTCCATGGCAGAAAAAAATTCTACAACAGCTAAGTTTAGATGGAGAACATCCAAATCTGAAG GTTACAATTGGAGGTAAAGAAGTGATCGAGGGGCGACTATTAGCAGCCATGAGAGTTTTGTATGCAAGTGATGTGGAAACAGTGGAAAAGCATGATATGGAGACACTGAAAGCATTATCAGGCAATGTCAATGCTCCTCTTGGAGTTTCAAATGAAGTAGCGGCTCTACGTACTATAATTGCACTATGTGTGATAGTCCTGGGACACTTCACCACCAAAATAATGGAGGATGAAGCTCTGTTGAAACAAGGTGTTTCAACTTCAACTGAATTGGCCATACTGTTCAGGATTCAGAAGAAATCTGTAATTATACGTGTCATGAGAGATCTATCTGCAAGGCTCAACTCACTTCACTTGAAGGATGATAAACTCACTACTCAACCCTAA